A section of the Nitrososphaerota archaeon genome encodes:
- the trxB gene encoding thioredoxin-disulfide reductase: MMAADGGSTVMMEKEFPKTEKKKTKYDVIIIGAGPAGYTAGIYCSRARHDTLILSGVLPGGQLVNTTEVENYPGFENGIMGPELMISMRKQTERMGTTIIDDEVIDVDFRHKPFKILTASEEYECRSVIIATGASPRKLGLAGEQTFGGRGVSYCATCDGPFFRNQEIIVVGGGDSAIEEATFLTKFASRVHIIHRKDTLRASKVMQERAFSNPKIQIRWNSVVSEIQGDQKVQSVVLSDTNSGQKTTVQAGAVFVAIGHEPNTKIFTNSLELDKQGYIKLTDNTKTNVPGVFAAGDVHDHRYRQAITAAGFGCMAAIDVDKYLAENR; encoded by the coding sequence ATGATGGCTGCAGACGGTGGCTCCACCGTGATGATGGAAAAAGAGTTTCCCAAGACAGAAAAAAAGAAAACAAAATACGATGTCATCATCATAGGTGCAGGTCCGGCAGGATATACCGCAGGAATTTACTGCTCCCGCGCAAGACATGATACTTTGATATTATCTGGAGTGTTGCCTGGAGGACAGCTGGTCAACACTACAGAAGTCGAGAATTACCCTGGATTTGAAAATGGGATAATGGGTCCAGAATTGATGATTAGCATGAGAAAGCAGACAGAGCGAATGGGGACTACAATAATAGATGACGAGGTAATCGATGTTGATTTCAGACACAAACCATTCAAGATTCTTACAGCGTCCGAAGAATACGAATGTAGATCAGTAATCATTGCGACTGGCGCATCCCCTAGAAAGCTCGGCCTTGCAGGAGAGCAGACATTTGGAGGGCGCGGAGTATCATATTGCGCAACATGTGATGGGCCGTTCTTTAGGAATCAGGAGATAATTGTAGTGGGCGGTGGAGACTCTGCAATAGAGGAGGCTACGTTTTTGACAAAGTTCGCAAGCAGGGTCCACATCATCCACAGAAAGGACACATTGCGAGCAAGCAAGGTAATGCAAGAGCGCGCATTTTCCAATCCAAAAATCCAGATCCGCTGGAATAGTGTAGTCTCTGAGATTCAGGGCGACCAAAAGGTCCAAAGTGTTGTTTTGTCCGATACAAATTCCGGTCAAAAGACGACCGTTCAGGCAGGCGCAGTCTTTGTGGCAATAGGCCATGAACCAAACACAAAGATCTTTACGAACAGCTTAGAGCTGGACAAGCAAGGATACATCAAGCTCACAGATAACACAAAAACAAATGTTCCAGGTGTTTTTGCTGCAGGAGATGTCCACGATCACAGATACAGGCAAGCAATCACGGCAGCCGGCTTTGGTTGCATGGCAGCAATTGATGTGGATAAGTATCTAGCAGAGAATAGATAA
- the serB gene encoding phosphoserine phosphatase SerB produces the protein MLAIFDVEGVLFDAEYLPILAEKINKQDEIWAITRKGIQGLINWEEGLRTRVEALKGLSYDTCKEVADELPIMTGAVETCRALKEAGWKIMAVSGGFTIMTDRLKEHLGLDFVYSNELIFKDGKLDGVKINVTSDKAKSAKNKIAEWRENKENIVVTVDGANDLTLFDICGLGVAFRAQDIVKDKADKIIEEKNLTNLIPIINAKYNLDLELQIA, from the coding sequence TTGCTTGCCATTTTTGATGTTGAGGGAGTTCTCTTTGACGCAGAATACCTGCCGATTCTAGCAGAAAAAATAAACAAGCAGGACGAAATCTGGGCAATCACCAGAAAAGGAATCCAGGGACTCATAAACTGGGAGGAAGGCCTGAGAACCCGAGTAGAGGCACTAAAGGGACTCAGCTATGATACATGCAAGGAAGTAGCAGACGAATTACCAATAATGACTGGAGCAGTAGAGACATGCAGGGCACTCAAGGAGGCAGGCTGGAAAATAATGGCAGTTTCAGGCGGATTTACAATTATGACGGATAGACTAAAGGAGCATCTGGGTCTCGACTTTGTTTATTCTAATGAGCTGATATTCAAGGATGGAAAACTGGATGGAGTCAAAATCAACGTCACATCAGACAAGGCAAAGTCAGCCAAAAATAAAATCGCCGAATGGAGGGAAAATAAGGAAAACATCGTTGTAACCGTTGATGGTGCAAATGATCTGACACTGTTTGACATATGCGGCCTTGGCGTAGCATTTCGCGCACAGGATATAGTCAAGGACAAGGCAGACAAAATTATAGAAGAGAAAAATCTTACAAATCTAATTCCAATTATCAATGCTAAGTATAACTTGGACTTGGAACTACAAATAGCATAA
- a CDS encoding thiazole biosynthesis protein, giving the protein MQSVQTKTKIFADVNEAKITAAIADEFFAVFKERITSDVIIIGAGPAGLTAGRELSLMGYKVLIIEQNNYLGGGYWLGGYMMNPVTVRAPAQKIWDELGIPYKQATDGLYITAGPHAVSKLIAATCDAGVKFLNLTKFDDLILKYGRVSGLVVNWMPVSALPRNITCVDPVALESKMVIDASGHDSVAVKRLVDRKLVDWKGMNPMWVEDGEDKVVESTGEVYPGLVIAGMSVTETHGLPRMGPTFGSMLFSGKRAAEITDQKLKELNRT; this is encoded by the coding sequence GTGCAAAGCGTTCAGACTAAGACAAAAATTTTTGCAGACGTAAACGAGGCAAAAATCACTGCGGCGATTGCGGATGAATTCTTTGCAGTCTTCAAGGAGCGGATCACATCTGATGTCATCATTATTGGTGCAGGTCCAGCAGGACTAACAGCTGGACGAGAGCTATCGTTAATGGGTTACAAGGTTTTGATTATAGAGCAGAACAACTATCTTGGAGGGGGCTACTGGCTTGGTGGCTATATGATGAACCCAGTCACAGTCAGAGCACCGGCACAGAAAATCTGGGACGAGCTTGGAATTCCATACAAGCAAGCAACAGACGGACTATACATCACTGCAGGGCCCCACGCGGTATCAAAACTAATTGCGGCTACCTGCGATGCAGGTGTAAAATTTTTGAATCTAACTAAATTCGACGATCTTATTTTGAAATACGGGCGAGTGTCAGGCCTCGTGGTAAACTGGATGCCAGTGTCAGCACTACCAAGAAACATCACGTGCGTAGACCCAGTTGCCCTAGAGTCAAAAATGGTAATTGACGCATCAGGTCACGATTCCGTTGCAGTAAAACGACTAGTGGACAGAAAGCTAGTAGACTGGAAGGGAATGAATCCAATGTGGGTAGAAGACGGCGAGGACAAGGTTGTAGAATCCACCGGCGAAGTTTATCCAGGGCTGGTAATCGCAGGTATGTCAGTCACAGAGACTCATGGCTTGCCAAGAATGGGTCCGACCTTTGGTTCCATGTTATTTTCAGGCAAGCGCGCAGCAGAGATCACTGATCAAAAGTTAAAAGAACTAAACCGAACCTAA
- a CDS encoding sulfurtransferase: MRSLSRPTIDADHLRGNLRDNSVRVIDVRRAEEYKKDHIPKSVNLPLAELLADDSPEKVLAIAQRLGIDDQTPVVVYDDTFGALASRVAWTLQYLGHSDVSLLEMTYSQWKGLGLETDTAEATPSPKTHSVKLQPEIMATADYLEKAKESKNVIVIDNRERLNYLEQHIPGAVNIPYRTLASEEKILKPKDDLKRLLKNRNIPENAEIITYCGSVGTLSGLAYYALKSADYPNVKLYVRSFKEWKGLNKPILKQENANYWDLSAE; the protein is encoded by the coding sequence ATGCGCAGCTTGAGCAGGCCTACAATTGATGCCGATCACTTGCGTGGAAATCTTCGCGATAACAGCGTCCGAGTAATTGATGTGAGACGCGCAGAAGAATACAAAAAAGATCACATTCCAAAATCAGTCAATTTACCATTGGCAGAACTGTTGGCAGACGACTCACCAGAAAAGGTACTCGCAATAGCACAGCGACTGGGCATAGACGATCAAACCCCTGTTGTGGTGTATGATGACACATTTGGCGCATTAGCATCACGTGTAGCATGGACTCTGCAATATTTGGGTCATTCTGATGTGTCGCTATTGGAAATGACATATTCACAATGGAAGGGATTGGGCCTTGAAACCGACACTGCAGAGGCCACACCATCACCCAAGACTCACTCTGTAAAACTTCAGCCGGAAATCATGGCAACCGCTGACTATTTGGAAAAAGCAAAAGAGAGCAAAAATGTCATAGTGATTGATAATCGCGAGAGACTCAACTATCTGGAGCAACACATACCAGGCGCAGTCAACATTCCTTATCGGACTCTGGCGTCTGAAGAAAAAATCTTAAAACCAAAAGATGACCTAAAGAGACTGCTCAAAAACAGAAACATTCCAGAAAACGCAGAAATCATCACATATTGTGGAAGCGTTGGGACACTGTCTGGCCTTGCGTACTATGCGCTTAAGTCAGCTGACTATCCAAATGTAAAATTGTATGTGCGCTCTTTCAAAGAATGGAAGGGACTCAATAAACCAATACTAAAACAGGAAAATGCAAACTATTGGGACCTATCTGCAGAATAG
- the cofE gene encoding coenzyme F420-0:L-glutamate ligase — MLQIIPIPFKSDIKKGDDLAKIFSSNFKDLEDGDIIVVAQKIISKQEGRVIELAQVIPSILSVGLGAEYNKDPKLVEVILSEAKRIVRLESGIIITETRHGFVCANSGVDESNLPMGFASMLPENPDGSASEFAQKIFTKSGKKIAVIISDTFGRPFREGQTNVAIGVAGIKPLDDYEGKVDTYGKTMRVTKIAQIDELCSAAELVMKKTKNCPFAIIRNLEYESSDEPIQTLIRSKNTDLFR; from the coding sequence GTGCTTCAAATAATCCCAATACCATTCAAATCTGATATCAAAAAAGGAGACGACTTAGCAAAGATTTTTTCATCCAATTTCAAGGACTTGGAGGATGGTGACATTATAGTAGTGGCGCAAAAAATAATATCAAAGCAGGAAGGCAGGGTAATTGAGCTTGCGCAGGTAATTCCATCCATTTTATCTGTGGGCCTAGGTGCTGAATATAACAAGGACCCAAAACTAGTCGAAGTGATATTATCTGAGGCAAAAAGAATAGTGCGCCTGGAATCTGGAATAATAATAACTGAAACAAGGCACGGATTTGTCTGCGCAAATTCAGGAGTCGATGAGAGCAATCTGCCTATGGGATTTGCTTCAATGCTTCCAGAAAACCCGGATGGGTCAGCATCAGAATTTGCACAAAAAATATTCACAAAATCTGGCAAAAAAATAGCAGTAATAATCTCTGATACCTTTGGCAGGCCGTTTCGGGAAGGCCAGACAAATGTAGCAATCGGTGTGGCGGGAATAAAACCACTTGATGATTATGAGGGTAAGGTAGATACATACGGCAAAACCATGCGCGTAACCAAGATAGCACAAATCGATGAGCTATGTAGTGCAGCTGAACTTGTAATGAAAAAGACAAAAAACTGTCCGTTCGCCATAATCAGGAATTTAGAGTACGAATCATCGGATGAACCGATCCAAACACTGATACGATCAAAAAATACGGACTTGTTCCGATAA
- a CDS encoding PHP domain-containing protein produces the protein MGYIKAELHCHNSFSNFHVGEDDAPFDCNITIPQQLERSHSLGLDALFVTNHNTLDGYSQLLQYKNDHSKYKHIRIFQAEEITTNTGAHVIAYGIHKEIKAGLPLEEIIDEIRKQDGISCAPHPFSLLDALRDDAAKCDMIEVFNSNNVDIISNARAAQFSLEHNKIGVVGSDSHVLSTLGRCVNVIESENTLDDVLYSMRHKKIVIHQTGYATEQETLEHIKYKINNSKDYLAEYIHEHYPNSQWMLSLLLKMYDLNQNSYMWSLVYKLAVYLMKRVSNKINIQGYDASKLYNRNLSTMLKMAI, from the coding sequence TTGGGGTACATCAAGGCAGAACTACACTGTCACAATTCATTTTCAAACTTTCATGTGGGTGAAGATGATGCACCGTTTGATTGCAATATAACAATACCGCAACAGCTAGAGCGCTCTCATTCACTGGGCCTTGATGCACTGTTTGTGACAAACCACAACACACTTGATGGCTACTCACAATTACTCCAGTACAAAAATGACCATTCAAAATATAAGCACATTCGGATTTTTCAGGCAGAAGAAATCACTACAAACACAGGAGCACACGTAATTGCATACGGGATTCACAAGGAAATCAAGGCAGGGTTGCCACTGGAAGAAATTATAGACGAAATAAGAAAACAGGATGGGATTTCGTGCGCTCCCCACCCGTTTAGCCTGCTCGACGCATTGCGTGATGATGCCGCAAAATGCGACATGATTGAGGTCTTTAACAGCAATAATGTGGACATAATATCAAACGCAAGGGCCGCACAATTCTCACTAGAACACAACAAAATCGGCGTTGTGGGGAGCGACTCACATGTTTTATCCACGCTTGGTAGATGTGTCAATGTAATAGAATCGGAAAACACGCTAGATGATGTGCTATATTCAATGCGGCACAAAAAGATTGTAATTCACCAGACTGGATATGCGACAGAGCAAGAGACTTTAGAGCACATCAAGTACAAAATCAACAATTCTAAGGACTATCTGGCAGAATACATCCACGAGCATTATCCAAACTCGCAATGGATGCTGTCGCTGTTGCTGAAAATGTATGACCTAAACCAAAACAGCTACATGTGGTCGCTTGTGTACAAGCTGGCAGTGTATCTGATGAAGCGAGTATCAAATAAAATAAACATCCAAGGCTATGATGCATCAAAACTGTATAATCGAAATCTTTCAACAATGCTGAAAATGGCAATCTGA
- a CDS encoding nitrite/sulfite reductase, protein MSTVTKQSKEGRKARVNWARVEEADHFANMVKQFRQGKIEPDLFRRFRLQNGAYGTRMTDDYAMVRVKLPAGEVYPHQLEKLATLSEQYSIGSAHVSTRQNVQLHWVILEDVSEIIHSLSEVGLTSREACGNAVRNVMCSPLAGVCAEEEFDVTPYAVATAKFFLRNPLNQSLPRKFKFNFTCCEKHGMARMVDVGLIPQIKTINGQQRRGFKVFLGGGLGNKSFVGHQLEDWTPEEDLLYTSIATIRIFDRLGDRKHMERNRMRYLVDSMGWEQFQNLVLKERALVRMTQSVIVKLSVDQTPQKLESHVRISGFDGKSIPDGFSRWRKGNTFAQKQPGYYSVSITLEAGDITASQLRAIAEISKEFSAEGYARTGFVQDIYLRYVAESDLPRMYAKLLEVGLANPGSLTMVHPIGCSGTTSCNLALTNSHRMAKEIQRKFIELKLDEDDDLREASIKISGCPNSCGQHEIATIGFYGGGGRAGKDMYPVYQMSLGGRSDGETMLGANILRIPAKRVIPSILKLVETFKANKKQGDDFKSWIHKVVTGHADSQVKTIDDIKKILLPFTQAPSIEQDKDFYADYGSESGYHARTGKGECAA, encoded by the coding sequence TTGAGTACCGTCACAAAACAGTCCAAAGAAGGCAGAAAGGCTAGGGTAAACTGGGCGCGAGTAGAGGAAGCAGACCATTTTGCAAACATGGTAAAGCAATTCCGACAGGGTAAAATCGAGCCTGACCTCTTCAGAAGATTCAGACTTCAAAACGGCGCATATGGTACTAGAATGACTGATGATTATGCAATGGTACGAGTAAAGCTTCCAGCAGGCGAAGTCTATCCGCACCAACTAGAAAAATTAGCAACATTGTCTGAACAATATTCGATTGGTTCTGCACATGTATCTACAAGACAAAATGTACAATTACACTGGGTAATACTGGAAGACGTTTCTGAAATTATCCACAGTCTTTCCGAAGTGGGACTAACATCAAGGGAAGCATGTGGCAACGCAGTACGAAACGTTATGTGTAGTCCTCTTGCGGGTGTTTGTGCAGAGGAGGAATTTGATGTGACACCATACGCAGTGGCTACTGCTAAGTTTTTCCTTCGAAATCCGTTAAACCAGTCGCTACCAAGAAAATTCAAATTCAATTTCACTTGCTGTGAAAAACACGGAATGGCAAGAATGGTTGACGTTGGCCTGATCCCGCAGATCAAAACCATAAATGGACAGCAGCGTCGTGGATTCAAGGTGTTCTTGGGAGGAGGCCTGGGAAACAAGTCATTTGTTGGACACCAGTTAGAGGACTGGACTCCAGAGGAAGACCTACTTTACACTTCGATTGCAACAATTAGAATTTTTGACAGACTTGGAGACAGAAAACACATGGAGCGAAACAGAATGCGATATTTGGTTGACTCGATGGGATGGGAGCAATTCCAAAACCTAGTACTCAAAGAGCGTGCCCTAGTAAGAATGACACAGTCTGTAATTGTAAAGTTATCAGTTGATCAGACTCCGCAAAAATTGGAATCACACGTGAGAATTTCCGGATTTGATGGAAAATCAATTCCTGATGGGTTTTCTAGGTGGCGCAAGGGCAACACGTTTGCACAAAAACAGCCTGGATACTATTCAGTCTCTATAACACTGGAGGCAGGAGATATCACCGCAAGCCAGCTTCGTGCTATAGCGGAAATATCCAAAGAATTCTCGGCAGAAGGATATGCGCGGACAGGCTTTGTACAGGACATTTACCTGCGATATGTAGCAGAATCTGACTTGCCAAGGATGTATGCAAAATTATTGGAAGTAGGACTTGCAAACCCTGGCTCGCTTACGATGGTACATCCAATTGGGTGCTCTGGTACGACATCGTGTAATTTGGCATTGACAAACTCGCATAGGATGGCAAAAGAAATCCAAAGAAAGTTCATCGAGCTAAAGCTGGACGAAGATGATGATCTGCGCGAGGCCTCTATCAAAATAAGCGGATGCCCAAACTCCTGTGGCCAGCACGAAATAGCAACAATTGGGTTCTATGGGGGCGGGGGCAGAGCGGGCAAAGATATGTATCCGGTGTACCAAATGTCGCTTGGCGGAAGATCCGACGGCGAGACAATGCTTGGTGCAAACATACTGCGAATTCCAGCAAAGCGAGTCATCCCATCCATACTAAAGCTAGTCGAGACATTCAAAGCAAACAAAAAGCAAGGAGATGACTTCAAGTCTTGGATCCACAAAGTTGTAACAGGACATGCGGACTCGCAGGTCAAAACAATAGATGATATTAAAAAAATTCTCTTGCCGTTCACACAGGCGCCGTCGATTGAACAAGACAAGGACTTCTATGCCGACTATGGAAGCGAATCTGGCTACCACGCACGAACCGGCAAGGGAGAATGCGCAGCTTGA
- a CDS encoding sulfurtransferase TusA family protein, with product MLSTTTKMLDARGLFCPEPVFRTKIEVERMQVGETLTVLADDPNAEEDVSRWVKRNGHELLSLQKKDDALEFQIKKVK from the coding sequence ATATTGAGTACTACGACCAAAATGCTAGATGCTAGAGGACTGTTCTGCCCAGAACCTGTGTTTAGAACAAAAATCGAAGTAGAGCGAATGCAAGTGGGGGAAACGCTGACGGTTCTAGCTGACGACCCAAACGCTGAAGAAGACGTCTCAAGATGGGTCAAGCGAAACGGACACGAGCTTTTGTCTTTGCAGAAAAAAGACGACGCACTAGAATTTCAAATTAAAAAGGTGAAATAA
- a CDS encoding collagen-like protein, whose protein sequence is MSTEAKRLEVSGTAPFKQSGVYEVQISICDSAPSTDEIVSKQFAPLWQDHYHLHVKEAKFAQTLGSDTNPIPDSVFGLSTIWIIVSDQFSSLHSIFEVRVSAPASFAPMEKSEVPPTSRRKREVETAEERVPRGERGLRGAPGLQGDKGPTGPMGPQGERGPIGSPGPIGVQGDKGPMGPMGTAGLQGEKGPIGPQGDKGDRGPTGPSGDKGEKGDKGLTGDKGDKGDKGPPGDKGDKGDKGLTGDKGDKGDKGPPGPPGDKGEKGPLGPSGDKGVTGPIGPQGEKGPTGIQGPPGDKGVMGPPGPPGEKGPTGPAGTPGDKGIQGPIGERGPRGTQGPAGDKGPLGPPGTPGDKGPKGIQGDVGDKGPQGPQGPSGEKGLTGVPGPQGERGPRGPQGPAGEKGLTGPTGPPGDKGQTGPQGPQGEPGPQGLAGERGPQGPQGIQGPQGERGQAGQKGPSGDKGPTGPQGQPGDKGPRGPPGPPGPLGATGMSDEQKALFKELLEVLTTKNIISTEEQIKLMSYLY, encoded by the coding sequence ATGTCTACTGAGGCTAAGAGGCTCGAGGTTTCTGGCACAGCACCATTTAAGCAGTCTGGCGTCTACGAGGTTCAAATTTCTATCTGCGATTCAGCGCCGTCCACGGATGAGATCGTCTCAAAGCAGTTTGCACCATTATGGCAAGATCATTACCACCTACATGTCAAGGAGGCAAAATTTGCACAAACACTGGGCTCTGACACAAACCCCATCCCGGACTCTGTTTTTGGATTATCCACAATTTGGATTATTGTAAGCGATCAATTCTCATCACTACATTCTATCTTTGAAGTTAGAGTTTCAGCACCGGCAAGTTTTGCACCGATGGAAAAGTCAGAAGTACCGCCTACTTCAAGACGCAAACGCGAAGTAGAAACTGCAGAGGAGCGAGTACCTAGGGGTGAGCGCGGACTGCGTGGCGCTCCTGGTTTGCAAGGTGACAAAGGCCCAACAGGTCCGATGGGACCACAAGGCGAGCGCGGACCGATAGGTTCACCTGGTCCAATCGGAGTTCAAGGCGATAAAGGTCCGATGGGACCAATGGGCACTGCAGGACTACAAGGCGAAAAAGGACCAATAGGCCCACAGGGAGACAAAGGCGATAGAGGTCCGACTGGTCCATCCGGCGACAAAGGTGAAAAAGGAGACAAGGGATTAACTGGCGATAAAGGAGACAAGGGCGACAAAGGCCCACCGGGAGACAAAGGAGACAAAGGAGACAAGGGATTAACTGGCGATAAAGGAGACAAGGGCGACAAAGGCCCACCAGGTCCACCTGGAGACAAGGGAGAAAAAGGACCACTTGGTCCGTCTGGTGATAAAGGAGTAACAGGCCCAATAGGTCCGCAAGGCGAAAAAGGACCAACGGGAATTCAGGGACCGCCAGGTGACAAGGGTGTAATGGGTCCACCAGGTCCACCGGGAGAAAAAGGCCCGACAGGTCCTGCAGGTACACCGGGAGACAAGGGAATTCAAGGCCCAATTGGTGAGCGAGGCCCACGAGGAACGCAAGGCCCTGCGGGTGATAAGGGACCACTGGGACCACCAGGTACACCGGGAGACAAGGGTCCAAAAGGCATTCAGGGTGATGTTGGCGATAAAGGCCCACAAGGCCCACAAGGCCCTTCGGGCGAAAAAGGATTAACTGGAGTTCCAGGACCCCAAGGCGAGCGAGGCCCACGAGGACCACAAGGTCCAGCAGGTGAAAAAGGACTTACAGGGCCAACAGGTCCGCCAGGAGACAAAGGTCAGACTGGTCCGCAAGGCCCGCAAGGTGAGCCAGGCCCACAGGGATTGGCAGGTGAGCGAGGTCCACAAGGTCCACAAGGAATTCAGGGTCCTCAAGGCGAGCGAGGTCAAGCAGGACAAAAAGGACCTTCAGGCGACAAGGGACCTACGGGTCCACAGGGACAGCCCGGTGACAAGGGTCCAAGAGGACCACCCGGACCACCAGGCCCACTAGGAGCAACCGGGATGTCGGATGAGCAAAAAGCTTTATTCAAGGAGTTACTCGAGGTTCTTACCACCAAAAATATCATTTCTACTGAAGAGCAGATAAAACTGATGAGCTATCTTTACTAG
- a CDS encoding tetratricopeptide repeat protein has product MKKSLEEKEDKNLPKPVDETKTSLVKADYQQTKLLKKGIHLMADERLEDAVKVFDQIIRIDPNNIEALLKMGYSKFHLDDYVGALQAYDKVLDIDVANSEGWNLKSLVHYQQKQYPKALDCVEKSIESDPTFGMAWYNKACYLSLLNEVPDSIESLKRSIEIDVKNAKRAVRDKDFANIKIEESFRRIIELVVFESLRQGYHTIGAIVWTTFISKAEVEDSLRKLMEKGLVVKNEKRQGLNKIDTYDIEPEMATKIGVEKKSLIGTTKKLPGTIKSLKDVSEAIQSTKLAIGEENIEEIIKNLSSFIDAEKLGATMIEQFLEEHREIRLYKVRLEDKGLDYLKENKERILGLFDSVEAIITKKLRGQV; this is encoded by the coding sequence ATGAAAAAGAGTTTGGAGGAAAAAGAAGACAAAAACCTTCCAAAGCCAGTAGATGAAACTAAGACAAGCCTAGTCAAGGCGGACTATCAGCAGACAAAGCTTCTCAAAAAAGGCATCCATCTAATGGCAGATGAGCGGCTTGAAGACGCAGTGAAGGTCTTTGATCAGATTATTCGAATTGACCCCAATAACATAGAGGCACTGCTCAAGATGGGCTATTCCAAATTCCACCTAGACGATTATGTAGGTGCCCTCCAAGCTTACGACAAAGTTTTGGATATCGATGTTGCAAATTCAGAGGGTTGGAACCTCAAGTCACTTGTTCACTATCAACAAAAACAGTACCCAAAGGCACTGGACTGTGTAGAAAAATCAATCGAGTCAGACCCGACATTTGGAATGGCTTGGTACAACAAGGCATGTTATTTGTCATTACTAAACGAGGTTCCTGATTCTATCGAGTCATTGAAAAGATCAATTGAAATTGACGTCAAAAACGCCAAGCGCGCAGTTCGAGATAAGGACTTTGCAAATATCAAAATCGAGGAAAGTTTCAGAAGAATCATAGAGCTTGTCGTCTTTGAATCATTGCGACAAGGATATCACACAATTGGAGCAATAGTGTGGACCACGTTTATCAGCAAGGCCGAAGTCGAAGACTCGCTCAGAAAACTAATGGAGAAGGGACTAGTCGTCAAAAACGAAAAGAGACAAGGCCTAAACAAGATTGACACTTATGATATAGAACCAGAGATGGCAACAAAAATTGGCGTAGAAAAGAAAAGTCTCATCGGCACAACAAAGAAACTTCCCGGAACAATCAAGTCACTCAAAGATGTCAGCGAGGCAATCCAATCAACCAAGCTTGCAATCGGGGAAGAAAATATTGAAGAGATTATCAAAAATTTAAGCTCGTTCATTGATGCAGAAAAACTTGGCGCTACGATGATTGAGCAATTCCTAGAAGAACATCGAGAAATCAGACTCTACAAGGTGAGACTAGAAGACAAAGGTCTAGACTATCTTAAAGAAAATAAGGAAAGGATTCTGGGACTATTTGATAGTGTAGAGGCAATAATTACAAAAAAACTACGCGGTCAAGTATAA
- a CDS encoding PLP-dependent cysteine synthase family protein: MVALDVEILNRVGNTPLVKLSLSNNVVQYFAKLESHNPFGSVKDRAAYWMIKDAEEKGRLKKNHTIIIEPTSGNTGIALAGIASLLGYEVEIVIPEKASEETKKIIAKLGAKIYETSDDLCPKVGSGTDQSIALATSIASSRPDKYYSPNQYSNEANFLGHYRGTGPEIWKQTEGKITHFFTGVGTGGTITGIGTYLKEKNPDIKIIGCQPQKDHLIQGWRNFEESAKPDLYLRREKIVDDWEHVSNQEAFSVVKEVFEQDGMLISPSSAAVYACMKKYKIDSHACVVGIFADDGRKFKSVYAKQHVISEEEFDAALKNAKHLSDIAYL; encoded by the coding sequence ATAGTTGCACTTGATGTAGAAATTTTAAACAGAGTTGGAAATACCCCTCTTGTAAAACTAAGCTTATCAAATAATGTCGTACAATACTTTGCAAAATTAGAAAGTCATAATCCGTTTGGTTCCGTAAAAGATAGAGCGGCATATTGGATGATCAAAGATGCTGAAGAAAAGGGCAGACTCAAAAAAAATCACACAATAATAATTGAGCCGACATCTGGAAACACAGGAATTGCTCTGGCGGGAATTGCAAGTCTTTTAGGATATGAAGTAGAAATAGTAATTCCTGAAAAAGCTTCTGAGGAAACAAAAAAAATCATTGCAAAACTAGGCGCCAAAATCTATGAAACTAGTGATGATCTCTGCCCCAAAGTTGGCTCAGGAACTGATCAGAGCATTGCATTAGCAACGTCAATTGCATCTTCACGTCCTGACAAGTACTATTCACCTAACCAATATTCTAACGAGGCGAATTTTCTAGGACATTATCGTGGAACAGGGCCTGAAATCTGGAAACAAACAGAAGGAAAAATTACGCATTTCTTCACGGGTGTGGGTACTGGTGGGACTATTACTGGAATCGGCACATATCTTAAAGAAAAAAATCCCGACATTAAGATCATAGGTTGTCAGCCTCAAAAAGATCATCTCATTCAAGGATGGAGAAACTTCGAAGAATCCGCCAAGCCTGATTTGTATTTGAGAAGAGAAAAAATAGTTGATGACTGGGAACATGTATCTAACCAAGAAGCGTTTTCTGTAGTCAAAGAGGTTTTTGAACAAGATGGAATGTTGATCAGCCCATCTTCTGCTGCAGTTTATGCCTGTATGAAAAAATACAAAATCGATTCACATGCATGCGTTGTAGGGATATTTGCTGATGATGGTAGAAAGTTCAAAAGTGTTTATGCAAAGCAACATGTGATATCTGAAGAAGAATTTGATGCTGCATTAAAAAATGCAAAACATTTATCCGATATTGCTTATTTGTAG